The following proteins are encoded in a genomic region of Macrobrachium rosenbergii isolate ZJJX-2024 chromosome 31, ASM4041242v1, whole genome shotgun sequence:
- the LOC136855242 gene encoding fibulin-1-like: MIMKTTLVLLGFISALAQALLSVPERAGLHHFEKKPVHFGVKSLQKRETEPGNKHDCQPTPACITGGGYCIESKQKEDCNGIFLPNECKMAHCSCCIENKCNSNPCGPNSRCVSTPGSYQCVCNSGYEKVNGACVDINECLSNVCTANAACTNTPGSYECQCLPGFTLENGICGDINECNWDNITCQVDEKCDNTQGSYTCTKKCQADSVYMPNEDHCAKIISGNMTFGQGNAACIQNSMAMAVLDSFDLVLDYSDAFLPNVGDSAWVAAVGSVVVDGDNCPVLLKIAGDFQFLSPDCNSVQPHVLCYVVVQP, from the exons AGAGCTGGACTCCACCATTTTGAGAAAAAACCTGTTCATTTTGGTGTAAAATCTCTGCAAAAACGTGAGACTGAACCTGGGAATAAACATG ATTGTCAACCGACTCCCGCATGCATTACCGGCGGTGGCTATTGCATTGAAAGCAAGCAGAAAGAAGACTGCAACGGCATCTTCTTGCCAAATGAATGCAAAATGGCCCACTGTTCCTGTTGTATAGAAA ATAAATGTAACAGCAATCCGTGTGGTCCAAACTCCCGTTGCGTGAGCACACCCGGAAGTTATCAATGCGTCTGCAATTCTGGGTACGAAAAAGTCAACGGTGCTTGTGTTG ACATCAATGAATGTTTGTCTAATGTATGCACCGCTAACGCCGCCTGTACGAATACTCCTGGAAGCTACGAATGTCAGTGTCTCCCCGGATTCACTTTGGAGAATGGGATTTGTGGAG ATATCAATGAATGCAACTGGGACAATATCACTTGTCAAGTCGACGAAAAGTGCGACAACACTCAAGGAAGTTACACCTGTACAa AGAAGTGCCAAGCAGACAGTGTTTACATGCCCAACGAAGATCATTGTGCCAAGATCATAAGCGGGAATATGACTTTCGGTCAGGGGAATGCAGCGTGTATCCAAAATTCGATGGCTATGGCTGTGCTGGACTCGTTCGACCTAGTCCTAGATTACTCTGACGCTTTCTTGCCCAACGTAGGTG ACTCCGCTTGGGTTGCTGCTGTAGGATCCGTCGTGGTCGATGGTGATAACTGTCCGGTCCTGCTGAAGATAGCTGGCGACTTCCAATTTCTTAGTCCTGACTGTAACAGCGTACAGCCTCATGTTTTGTGCTACGTCGTAGTTCAGCCGTAG